A portion of the Candidatus Thermoplasmatota archaeon genome contains these proteins:
- a CDS encoding DNA primase yields MFDEDTYKLARKERLKIAQMLSKKYAINEWVTAGEMRLVRLPYSLHGMVSRICIPVKITELKYFGPRTSKECLPKFL; encoded by the coding sequence GTGTTTGACGAAGATACTTATAAATTGGCTAGAAAAGAAAGGCTGAAAATAGCGCAGATGCTATCAAAAAAATATGCTATCAATGAATGGGTTACCGCTGGCGAAATGCGACTTGTTAGACTGCCTTATTCTTTGCATGGAATGGTTTCAAGAATATGCATCCCAGTAAAAATAACTGAGCTAAAATACTTTGGCCCAAGAACTAGCAAGGAATGCCTACCTAAATTTTTA